The genomic stretch AACGTGGCTGGTTTAACTAGTTTGAAAAGGAGCGCTCCATGATGCAACGTAGAAAATTCTTAAAAGCCTTATTTGCCGCCAGTGCATTGGCCATGTTACCCATTAAAGCATTTGCTGCCATTTGGAACACGCCTGCTTTTCAAGCGACAAAGCTACAAGAGGCCATTGCCGCTATGAAAATCAGCAATGTGACTGTTTCAAACGATATTCAAATTATCGCGCCAGATAAAGCTGAAAACGGTGCGGTGGTGCAAATTGAAATTACTAGCCTTGTTCCTAATACGGAATCGATTGCCATTTTTGTGGAAAATAATCCCACCGCTTTAATTGCCAACTTTGTCTTTGGTGAAGGCGCGGATGGTTTTGTGATCACGCGCATCAAAATGGCCGAAACCTCAGACGTGCAAGCCGTGATTAAATCAAACAATCGCTATTATTCTGCCAAAAAACGGGTGGAAGTTTTAGAGAATGGATGTGGCTAAGATGGCTGAAAATATGCGTATGCGTGCCCTGCTTAAGGGCCAAATGACAGAGGTGAAAGTGCTCATGACCCACCCCATGGAAACAGGGCGTCGTAAGAATGATTTTGGTGAGGTGATTCCTGCCAATTTCATTCAGCTAGTAAGCGCTACCCTTAATGGAAAGCAAGTAATGGAGGCGCAATGGGGAACAGGGATATCAAAAAATCCTTACCTTACTTTTCATCTGCATGGGGCCAAAGTGGGGGATATCATCCGGGTGACTTGGACTGATAATCATGGAAAAACAGGCGAGGGTGAAATTGTTGTGAGTGCTGCATAAAATTTGATTGCATCCAACTTCATGTCGTCCACATTCGGTGGTGGTACGTTAGGATGAATGTCAAAGCAAACTATTTTGACGCAGTTTTTAAGTGCGAATTTAATCGTGCAGTTTCAAGATCCATTTAATTCAACCAACGGAGTTCAAATGAAGCGTGTATTTTATTTTTTGTTGACCAACATTGCGATTATGCTTGTGTTATCCGTCACCATGCGACTGCTTGGTGTGGGGCCTTATCTCACCGCTAATGGCTTAAATTACACCAGCCTCTTAATATTTTCAGGGGTGATGGGCTTTGGTGGCGCGTTTATCTCATTAGCGATCTCAAAATGGACCGCTAAACGCATGTCTGGTGCAGTCGTTATTGAACAAGCGAACACACAAACGGAGCGTTGGTTGCTCGCAACCGTTCGTCAGCAAGCGGATAAAGTGGGGATTAAAATGCCAGAAGTGGCTATTTTTGATTCCCCAGAAGCCAATGCATTTGCTACCGGCATGACCAAAAACAGCTCACTGGTTGCTGTCTCAACAGGTTTGCTTAGAGGCATGACACAAGAAGAAGTCGAAGCCGTCTTAGCGCACGAAGTGTCTCACATTGCCAATGGCGATATGGTGACCTTAACCCTCATCCAAGGGGTGGTGAATACCTTCGTGATGTTCTTCTCTCGTGTGATTGGCAATATTGTTGATAAAGCCGTGTTTAAAACCAAAGACGGTAACGGCCCTGCCTTCTTTATCACC from Candidatus Methylopumilus turicensis encodes the following:
- the soxY gene encoding thiosulfate oxidation carrier protein SoxY — protein: MMQRRKFLKALFAASALAMLPIKAFAAIWNTPAFQATKLQEAIAAMKISNVTVSNDIQIIAPDKAENGAVVQIEITSLVPNTESIAIFVENNPTALIANFVFGEGADGFVITRIKMAETSDVQAVIKSNNRYYSAKKRVEVLENGCG
- the soxZ gene encoding thiosulfate oxidation carrier complex protein SoxZ codes for the protein MAENMRMRALLKGQMTEVKVLMTHPMETGRRKNDFGEVIPANFIQLVSATLNGKQVMEAQWGTGISKNPYLTFHLHGAKVGDIIRVTWTDNHGKTGEGEIVVSAA
- the htpX gene encoding protease HtpX, translating into MKRVFYFLLTNIAIMLVLSVTMRLLGVGPYLTANGLNYTSLLIFSGVMGFGGAFISLAISKWTAKRMSGAVVIEQANTQTERWLLATVRQQADKVGIKMPEVAIFDSPEANAFATGMTKNSSLVAVSTGLLRGMTQEEVEAVLAHEVSHIANGDMVTLTLIQGVVNTFVMFFSRVIGNIVDKAVFKTKDGNGPAFFITMIIAEMVLGVLASIIVMWFSRQREFRADAGAANLASAQKMIAALERLKNAHEPSVLPKQMAAFGIASLGGGMSQLFASHPSLDDRIAALKVRG